A stretch of DNA from Armatimonadota bacterium:
CCCCAGGCAACTGGAGCACTGCTGAGTGGCGGGAGGAGCTGGTGGGCGTTGCCTACCTTGCTTGTCTGGAGGCAGAGGGTGAGTACGACCCTGCGCAGGGACCGTCGCTGCAGCATTACCTGCTGCAACGCACGCTGTCTGCTCTGCTCAGCCATTATCGCAGAGAGTGGAGGTTTGCCTCACGGTGTACCTGCCTCGACGCTGTTGGTCCTAACGACAAACTAAACACCGCCCCGCCGGACCCGCCCGACCCTGAATCAGCTGCCTTTGTCAACCGGGTGTGCCTTTCGGTAGATGTTCGCCGTGCCCTGTCCAGTCTCACTGCCCGCGAGCGACAGGTGCTGATGATGGTCTTCTGGGATGGCATGAGTGAACGCGATATTGCTGCAAGGACAGGCGTCGCGCTATCCACTGTGTGCGTGTATAAAGATCGCGCCCTGCGCAAGCTACGCAGGGCGATTGGATATTAAGCGTCTACTTTTTGCCTTCCTGCTTGTGTGAATTCCCTCAAACTACCGCTTTCTCAGTTGTTCATCCTGGGATAGCACAGGAGCGTCGCTGGCGGCAGGATTCCCTTCCCTCGTCACGGAAGCATTTATCAAAACGAGCAGGAGGGATCACCTTGCGAAAGGCTTTGTGGCTCACACTGATACTGGCGGGCGCGATGCACCTGCTGGTCGCCTGCGGAAAGAAGCAAGCACCCTCAGGAGGCACCACCGCTACGAGCACCCGAACCAAACTGGTGGTGGCGGTGATGCCCAAGCTGAAAGGCATTGACTACTTCAACGCCGTAGAGCGAGGTGCCAGAGAAGCGGCGCAGGAATTGGGTAATATTGACCTCACCTACGATGGTCCCACCGAGGGCAAGGTAGACCAGCAGATTCCTTTCATCGAAAGCTGGACGCTGCAGAAAGTAGACGTGATCGCGGTAGCGTGCAACGACCCCGACGCCATCTCCCCTGCCCTGAAGCGTGCGCGGGACAAGGGCGTGCACGTGATCACTTATGACGCTGACGCCAACGCCGAAAAGTCGGGGCGGGAGTTTTTTGTCAATCAGGCGACCTTTGAGGACATCGGGCGTGCGCTGGTAGACGAAATGGCTTCGCAGGCAGGTGAAGATGCGAAAGTGGCTATTGTCAGCTCCTCCCCCACCGCGCCCAACCAGAACGCCTGGATTGCTGTCATGAAGCGCTACATGGCGGAAAAGTACCCGAAGATGCAGATTGTCACTATCCAGTACCCTGAGGAGGACCAGGGACGCGCCTTCAGTATGACGCAGGATATCCTGAAGACCTACTCCGACGTGAAGGGCGTGTTCGGGCTGTCATCGGTAGCGTTTCCCGGAGCTGCCGATGCGGTGCGTCAGGCAGGCAAGAGCGGCAAGGTAGCCGTCGTCGGGCTGTCCACCCCCAAGAGCATGAAAGAGTTCGTCAAGGACGGCACCGTGAAGACGGTCATCCTGTGGAATCCGGTGGACCTGGGCTACCTGACCGTATACGTGGCAAAAGCGGTTGCAGAAGGCACGCTGAAGCCGGGGGCTACCGAATTCGAAGCAGGAAGGCTGGGCAAAGTCAAAGTGGAGGGCGACCAGGTACTGCTGGGACCTCCCATGAAGTTCACCGCAGAGAACATTGACCAGTATGACTTCTGAGCGTATCTCCCCCACTCGTTTCGCCCTGTGGCGTCAGTACGGGCGCGAGATGAGCGTGGGGGTATTTCTGGTGTTGCTACTGGGCTATTTTGGCACCACCCCGGGCTTCTTGCGGGCAGACAATCTGCGCGACATTCTCATTAACGCTGCGCCGCTGGTGATTGCCTCCTGTGGGATGAGCATGGTCATCATCGCGGGCATGATAGACATCTCCGCGGGCTCTGCGCTGGCGGTGTGTGCGGTGCTCGCGGGGCTCACCGCCAAATTGGGAGCTCCTCTGGTGCTTGTCATTCTTCTGCCCATGCTGGCGGGTGCAGCTATCGGTGCGGTAAACGGGTGGCTGGTGGCTTTCGTGCGCATCCCGGCGATTATCGTCACGCTAGGCATGATGAGCGTGTTGCGCGGTGGCATTATCTGGTGGACGCGCGGCGAGTGGATTGGCAACCTGCCCCCATCCTTCTCCGCCATCGGGCGCGGCGAGGTTGTCGGTATCCCCGCGCCGGTGCTGATTGCGATGGGCATTGTGGCGACAGCCGCTCTTTTGCTGGCTCGCACCCCCTTGGGACGCCACATCTACGCGGTGGGCGGCAATCCCCTTGCTGCCGCCCGCATGGGCATCCCCGTGCGGCGTGTGTTGTGGCTGGTGTTCGTGATGCACGGCGCACTGCTGGGGCTATCTGCGCTGGTGTACGCCTCACGCTTCAGCGTCATCCAGAGCAACGCGGGTGCAGGCTTCGAACTGCTCGCCATCAGCGCGGTGGTGGTTGGCGGTGTGAACATCTTCGGCGGACAGGGCACAGTGTGGGGCAGCGCGATTGGCGGACTGTTGCTTCAGGTCATCAGCACCGGACTGATTTTCCGCCGCGTCTCCGAATACTGGGCACCCAGCGTGCAGGGCGCGCTGGTGCTGCTGGCAGTGGTGGCAGATGCTCTGCGCACGCGGAGGGCAAGGCGGTGAAACAACTCATCGCCCGGCGAGAAACGGTGCTGTTTCTGTTGCTCCTCGTGGAGATGGCGGCGATGCAGTCGCTGTCTCCCCTCTTCCTCACGCCCGACAACCTCCTTGAGGTCGTACGCCAGTCCGCCGAGATTGGGTTGATTGCGCTTGCCATGACGCTGGTTATCATCACCGCAGGAATAGACCTTTCGGTCGGCTCCATCGTGGGCTTAAGCATCATAACGATGGGCATGTTGTGGGAAGACGCGCGTTTGTCGCTATGGCTGGCGGTTCCGCTGGCGCTGGTGGCGGGTGCACTGCTTGGTGGCTTCAATGGCGCGCTCATCACCGCTGTGGGCATTCCCCCGCTCATCGTCACGCTGGCGACGATGGCAGGCTTTCGTGGCATCGCGTTGGGTATGAGTCAGGCGCGCTCCATCCGCAACTTCCCTGAGGGTTTCCTCTGGCTCGGGCAGGGTTATGCGGCAGACATCCCTGTACAGGTGTGGGTGCTGGCTGTGGCTGCCCTGCTCTTCCATCTGGCTTTGACGCGCACCGCGTGGGGGCGGTCGGTATTCAGCATCGGCGCGAACGAGGCAGCAGCGAGGCTCTCCGGCGTGCCCGTGAATCGCGTGAAGATGCAGGTGTATATGCTATCGGGGTTCATGAGCGCGCTGGCAGCGGTTATCTATGCGGCGCATGCTTCCGTCGCCAAACCCGATGCGGGAATGGGGTTCGAACTCACTGCCATCACCGCCGTCGTGCTAGGCGGCACGGCTGTCTCGGGTGGTGAGGGCGGCGTGTTGGGGACGTTGATTGCGCTGTTGATGGTGGGCTTCCTGCGAAGCGGGTTGACTCTGGCGCGCGTGCCTTCTGAAGCACAGGATATGATGGTCGGCTCGTTGCTTATCCTCGTGGTGGCGATTGACCGCTGGAGCCGTCGCGCGGGGAGAGAGTAAGGGGGCTGTAAAGTGTCATGTCGAGCCACGAAGCGCAGTGATAGTAGACGAGTAGAACAGGAAGGTGTTGTGCGTTCACGGATTGACGCATAGCCGTTCTTTGAACACCCTCCCACCCCCTGAGGGTGTTCGAGAATTGTTGAGAAGTTGGTTGTAGCGCAAGGAGAGAGGCGTTCTTGCTATCCCTGCCTTACCTCACCCCCGTCCCCTCTCCTACGAGGAGAGGGGCGTTCCCCCTTCCCTTGCAGGGAAGGGGGCAAGGGGGTTAGGTTATCTACCCATTCAACCAGCAATTTCGAACACCCTCGTTCCATCTGAGGGTGTTCGAGAATTGTTGAGAAGTTGGTTGTAGCGCAAGGAGAGAGGCGTTCTTGCTATCCCTGCCTTACCTCACCCCCGTCCCCTCTCCTACGAGGAGAGGGGCGTTCCCCCTTCCCTTGCAGGGAAGGGGGCAAGGGGGTTAGGTTATCTATCCATTCAACCAGCAATTTCGAACACCCTCCCACCCCCTGAGGGTGTTCGAAAAATCGCATAGACCCCACACCCACCACCAACACACAAAACAACCGCTACCAGCCACCTGCACCACACCCACCATGTTCCACAACACAAACATGCCCCACACCCACACCCGTGCAACCACCCACGAACGCGCTCGCCACACACTCCCATAAGCTCCCTTCACACTACCAAACACCTGCTCTATCCGATAACGCTCCCGCAACGCCCAACCATATGTCTGCGCACGTGCACGCGCACGCAACCGCGCATCCGCACGCACCTGCTGCCACACGCCATCCCGAACCACTGCCACAGGCAACCAACCCGCACGCTCCAACGCAACCAATAACTGCGCCCGATAACCATACAACCCGTCCCCAACTAATAAAGTGCCACACGACAAACCACCAAGCCCATGACGCTCCACCCACTCCCACAACAGACGCCCCTCATCCGCATATGCCCCCCCACACGATAACCCCATCACCCACACCCGACCCCCCTGCCAACACCCCAACGCCACCACCTTCACATGCGACCGCTGCTGACGTACCTGTGCCCCACGCAAATACTGCGCCAAAAACGGTGAGGCATACCCCACGCCCGTGCCATCCACAAACACACACGGCGTTTCACGGGTCGGTGTCTCTGACGCGATGCCCTGCTGGGCAAGCCAAGTGAGCAGTTGGTGCAGGCGTTCGTCTGCAAGATGCTGCAACAGGCAGGGGTTGGTCGGGCAGCAGTTCTGGGGCGAGGGCGAACAGTAGGCGTCGGTAGGAGGCGTTTTCGCGCACTCCCAGCAAGAGGAGGGTGAGGATGAGCGCTTCGGGGTATTTGTAGGGTCGCCCGCGGCGTGGGGGCAGAGGATGGATTTGGCAGAAGCGTTGGACGATGGTGAAGATGACCTTCACCGACAGGGTAGTGAGTCTGCTTTGTGGTAGGTATCGTCGTTTCATGGAATCGATATACCCGATACTAACCGATTTTTTGAACACCCTCCCACCCCCTTGACTTCCTCAGCAAATCCTGTTAGCATTTTGTGTAACGGAACAACGGAGGATGCCTATTGACACCCATCAACAAAACAGCGCATCAGCTCTACACGCTTTTTTCTCGGGCTTTGGCCAGCGAAAATAAAGAACGATATCACGAGGGACTGTGGTGCTCGTACGGGCATGTTGCTACCCTTTCGGGTGCGCGCAGGCGTGTACAGTTCGTATATGACCTGTGTCGCCTCGCCCAATTCGACCCACAGGATAAAGTTATCCTCGACGCCGGTTGTGGGTATGGAGTCATCGCCATTATCCTAATGCTCATGGGAGCCCGCAAGGTGTGGGGGCTGGATATTTCGGAGGAAAGGTTGACAACCTTCCGGCGAATGATTCAGGACCATCGCCTTGCTGAGCGACTAGATGCCCAGCTGCGCGGAGTAGAGGATACCGGTCTGGAGGATAGATCTGTGGACGCAGTGGTATCCAATGAAGCTATCTCGCACTACTATGATGTGGAAGCCTTCTTGCGCGAGGCGGCGCGTGTGCTCAAACCGGGCGGTGTGTTGTTGATAGCAGACGGCAACAATGCAGCCAACCCCCTTCGTCGGCGCGACACCGAAGAGATATGGAACCGTTTTGAAAACGGACCTGCGGGCGAGGTGCATGGACACAAGTTAGAGACCCCATACGGGGAGATGCGTCGGCAAATCATTCGTTCCGCTGCCCCCGATCTGCCGGCGCAGACCGTAGACCAGCCGGCGCAAGAGACTGCTTACATGAAGCAGGAACAGATAGTGCACGCGGTAAACGAGTATCTGACCACCGGAAAGCTGCCCGGCTCGCGCTTTGACAGGAGACGTTGTCCGGTGAACCCGGTGTCGGGCGCTTACATGGAGCGGATGTTCCACCCTGCGCAGCTTGCGCGGGAGATAGAACAATACGGGTTCCGGGCAAAGTACTATGCGGCTTTAGGCGGAGCGATACCCACCTGGCTTAGCGTGCCCAGTCGCCTTTTCACCGCGCTGACACCGCTGACCTTGCCGATTGCTCGCGCTTTTCGGATTGTGGCGGTGCGCAGGTGACACGCGAATGTTAATGTTTAAGTAGGTACGTGTGGAAGATTGCAAGCGCGGACTGTGAACGCAGTTACAGTCTAGTCACCGAA
This window harbors:
- a CDS encoding rhamnose ABC transporter substrate-binding protein, with product MRKALWLTLILAGAMHLLVACGKKQAPSGGTTATSTRTKLVVAVMPKLKGIDYFNAVERGAREAAQELGNIDLTYDGPTEGKVDQQIPFIESWTLQKVDVIAVACNDPDAISPALKRARDKGVHVITYDADANAEKSGREFFVNQATFEDIGRALVDEMASQAGEDAKVAIVSSSPTAPNQNAWIAVMKRYMAEKYPKMQIVTIQYPEEDQGRAFSMTQDILKTYSDVKGVFGLSSVAFPGAADAVRQAGKSGKVAVVGLSTPKSMKEFVKDGTVKTVILWNPVDLGYLTVYVAKAVAEGTLKPGATEFEAGRLGKVKVEGDQVLLGPPMKFTAENIDQYDF
- a CDS encoding ABC transporter permease, producing MTSERISPTRFALWRQYGREMSVGVFLVLLLGYFGTTPGFLRADNLRDILINAAPLVIASCGMSMVIIAGMIDISAGSALAVCAVLAGLTAKLGAPLVLVILLPMLAGAAIGAVNGWLVAFVRIPAIIVTLGMMSVLRGGIIWWTRGEWIGNLPPSFSAIGRGEVVGIPAPVLIAMGIVATAALLLARTPLGRHIYAVGGNPLAAARMGIPVRRVLWLVFVMHGALLGLSALVYASRFSVIQSNAGAGFELLAISAVVVGGVNIFGGQGTVWGSAIGGLLLQVISTGLIFRRVSEYWAPSVQGALVLLAVVADALRTRRARR
- the rbsC gene encoding ribose ABC transporter permease — encoded protein: MKQLIARRETVLFLLLLVEMAAMQSLSPLFLTPDNLLEVVRQSAEIGLIALAMTLVIITAGIDLSVGSIVGLSIITMGMLWEDARLSLWLAVPLALVAGALLGGFNGALITAVGIPPLIVTLATMAGFRGIALGMSQARSIRNFPEGFLWLGQGYAADIPVQVWVLAVAALLFHLALTRTAWGRSVFSIGANEAAARLSGVPVNRVKMQVYMLSGFMSALAAVIYAAHASVAKPDAGMGFELTAITAVVLGGTAVSGGEGGVLGTLIALLMVGFLRSGLTLARVPSEAQDMMVGSLLILVVAIDRWSRRAGRE
- a CDS encoding hypothetical protein (possible pseudo, frameshifted); amino-acid sequence: MQHLADERLHQLLTWLAQQGIASETPTRETPCVFVDGTGVGYASPFLAQYLRGAQVRQQRSHVKVVALGCWQGGRVWVMGLSCGGAYADEGRLLWEWVERHGLGGLSCGTLLVGDGLYGYRAQLLVALERAGWLPVAVVRDGVWQQVRADARLRARARAQTYGWALRERYRIEQVFGSVKGAYGSVWRARSWVVARVWVWGMFVLWNMVGVVQVAGSGCFVCWWWVWGLCDFSNTLRGWEGVRNCWLNG